The proteins below are encoded in one region of Bacillus vallismortis:
- the def gene encoding peptide deformylase produces the protein MITMENIVRDGHPALRETAEPVELPASDAEKQQLADMIEFVKNSQNPELAEKYKLRPGVGLAAPQMNIKKRMIAIHAEDSSGKLYSYALFNPRIVSHSVEKSYLTSGEGCLSVDEAIPGYVPRYARIRVKGTTLEGENIDIRLKGFPAIVFQHEIDHLNGVMFYDHIDKENPFKEPENAIAIER, from the coding sequence TTGATTACTATGGAAAACATCGTACGTGACGGACATCCAGCCCTTAGAGAGACAGCTGAACCTGTTGAGCTGCCTGCATCTGACGCAGAAAAACAGCAGCTGGCCGACATGATCGAGTTCGTTAAGAACAGCCAAAATCCTGAATTGGCCGAAAAATACAAACTGCGTCCGGGCGTAGGACTCGCAGCTCCTCAAATGAATATAAAAAAACGAATGATCGCCATTCATGCGGAAGATTCTTCCGGCAAGTTATACAGCTATGCTTTATTTAACCCAAGGATCGTCAGCCATTCTGTTGAAAAAAGCTACTTAACAAGCGGCGAGGGCTGCCTTTCTGTTGATGAAGCGATTCCAGGCTATGTTCCCCGCTATGCTCGCATCAGAGTAAAAGGAACAACCCTTGAAGGAGAAAACATTGATATTCGTTTAAAAGGTTTTCCGGCAATTGTGTTTCAGCACGAGATCGATCATTTGAACGGCGTGATGTTCTATGACCATATTGATAAAGAGAACCCTTTCAAAGAACCTGAAAATGCAATTGCGATTGAGCGCTAA
- a CDS encoding YkyA family protein, whose protein sequence is MKDALKRRPGMKIGVFFAVTLMLSGCMGQDPVDSLHQSLEKAAESEKPFLEEQKTLKELEAKENQLYDDVMTLNMDDYKKIAALSNEALENISKREEHVKIENDSIKKSESAFEEAKTSAQHIKDKHIKEKADAAASQMEKRYSSYDSLYEEYNKALQLDKKLYMQLKDKSLTRDALDQQIDKVNASYKKVLKYSGEFNEQTEKYNEAREDLYDAAGYQVKKS, encoded by the coding sequence GTGAAAGACGCATTAAAACGGCGGCCCGGGATGAAAATCGGTGTTTTTTTTGCTGTGACTCTGATGTTATCAGGATGCATGGGGCAGGACCCGGTTGATTCACTGCATCAGTCATTAGAAAAAGCCGCAGAATCGGAGAAGCCGTTTTTAGAAGAGCAGAAAACGCTAAAAGAATTGGAAGCGAAAGAAAATCAGCTTTATGATGATGTAATGACACTTAATATGGATGACTATAAAAAAATTGCAGCTTTATCTAACGAAGCGCTTGAAAATATCAGCAAGCGTGAAGAACATGTAAAGATTGAAAATGACAGCATCAAAAAATCGGAATCGGCATTTGAAGAAGCGAAAACGTCTGCTCAACATATTAAGGATAAGCACATAAAAGAAAAGGCTGACGCCGCAGCAAGCCAGATGGAGAAAAGATATTCATCTTATGACTCCCTGTATGAAGAATATAATAAAGCGCTTCAGCTTGATAAAAAGCTGTATATGCAGTTGAAAGACAAAAGCTTGACACGGGATGCTCTGGACCAGCAGATCGATAAAGTGAATGCTTCTTATAAAAAGGTCCTGAAATATAGCGGAGAATTTAATGAACAAACAGAAAAATATAATGAAGCCCGAGAAGATCTATACGATGCCGCAGGCTATCAAGTGAAAAAGAGCTGA
- the pdhA gene encoding pyruvate dehydrogenase (acetyl-transferring) E1 component subunit alpha: protein MAAKTKKAIVDSKKQFDAIKKQFETFQILNEKGEVVNEAAMPDLTDDQLKELMRRMVFTRVLDQRSISLNRQGRLGFYAPTAGQEASQIATHFALEKEDFVLPGYRDVPQLIWHGLPLYQAFLFSRGHFRGNQMPDDVNALSPQIIIGAQYIQTAGVALGLKKRGKKAVAITYTGDGGASQGDFYEGINFAGAYKAPAIFVVQNNRYAISTPVEKQSAAETIAQKAVSAGIVGVQVDGMDPLAVYAATAEARERAINGEGPTLIETLTFRYGPHTMAGDDPTKYRTKEIENEWEQKDPLVRFRAFLENKGLWSEEEEAKVIEDTKEEIKQAIKKADAEPKQKVTDLMKIMYEKMPHNLEEQFEIYTQKESK from the coding sequence ATGGCTGCAAAAACGAAAAAAGCTATCGTTGATAGCAAAAAGCAATTTGATGCCATTAAAAAGCAGTTCGAAACGTTCCAAATTTTAAATGAAAAGGGAGAAGTCGTGAATGAAGCGGCGATGCCTGATTTAACAGATGATCAATTAAAAGAGCTCATGCGCCGCATGGTATTTACGCGTGTGCTTGATCAACGCTCTATCTCATTAAACCGTCAAGGGCGTCTCGGATTTTACGCTCCTACTGCGGGTCAAGAAGCTTCTCAGATTGCAACGCATTTCGCCCTTGAAAAAGAAGACTTTGTTCTTCCTGGATACCGTGATGTGCCTCAGTTAATTTGGCACGGCCTTCCATTATATCAAGCGTTCCTTTTCTCTCGCGGACATTTCAGAGGAAACCAAATGCCTGATGATGTGAATGCTCTTTCTCCACAAATCATTATCGGTGCTCAATACATTCAAACAGCCGGTGTTGCGTTAGGTCTTAAAAAACGCGGCAAGAAAGCTGTCGCAATCACTTACACTGGTGACGGCGGAGCTTCCCAAGGGGACTTCTACGAAGGAATTAACTTTGCCGGCGCTTATAAAGCACCTGCAATCTTCGTTGTGCAAAACAACCGTTACGCGATTTCAACTCCGGTTGAAAAGCAATCTGCGGCTGAAACAATCGCGCAAAAAGCTGTATCTGCCGGTATTGTCGGCGTACAAGTAGACGGAATGGATCCGCTTGCTGTATACGCTGCAACTGCTGAAGCACGCGAGCGCGCAATCAACGGCGAAGGCCCGACACTGATTGAAACACTTACATTCCGTTACGGCCCGCACACAATGGCTGGTGACGATCCGACTAAATACCGCACAAAAGAAATCGAAAATGAGTGGGAACAAAAAGATCCGCTAGTACGTTTCCGTGCGTTCCTTGAAAACAAAGGCTTATGGTCTGAAGAAGAAGAAGCTAAAGTAATCGAGGATACGAAAGAAGAAATTAAGCAAGCGATCAAAAAAGCTGATGCTGAGCCTAAGCAAAAAGTAACGGATTTAATGAAAATCATGTACGAAAAAATGCCTCACAATCTTGAGGAGCAATTTGAAATTTATACACAGAAGGAGTCGAAGTAA
- the rnpZA gene encoding RNA polymerase subunit omega 1, translating to MIYKVFYQEKADEVPVREKTDSLYIEGVSERDVRTKLKEKKLNIEFITPVNGAFLEYEQQSENFKVLEL from the coding sequence ATGATTTATAAGGTATTTTATCAAGAAAAGGCTGACGAAGTACCTGTTCGGGAAAAGACAGATTCACTTTATATTGAAGGCGTATCTGAGCGTGACGTCAGAACTAAGTTAAAAGAGAAAAAATTAAACATTGAGTTTATTACACCTGTTAATGGTGCATTTCTAGAATACGAACAACAGAGCGAAAATTTTAAAGTATTGGAGTTATGA
- a CDS encoding Cof-type HAD-IIB family hydrolase: MDSKLIFFDIDGTIYDHDKNIPESTRKTVAELQRQGHHVFIASGRSPFLVKPIIEELGIHSFISYNGQYVVFENQVIYKNPLPEEAIKRLLKQAGEGKHPVVFMAEDTMKATVADHPHVMEGIGSLKTDYPETDDLFYEGKDIFQLLLFCRDEEEKAYAAFPEFDLVRWHDLSTDVLPHGGSKAEGIKKVIERLPFDISDTYAFGDGLNDLQMIEYVGTGVAMGNAVPELKEIADFVTKPVDEDGIAYAVKELGLLT; this comes from the coding sequence ATGGATTCAAAATTAATCTTTTTTGATATTGACGGTACGATATATGATCATGATAAGAATATACCGGAAAGCACGAGAAAAACGGTGGCCGAGCTGCAGCGCCAAGGGCACCATGTGTTTATTGCCAGCGGGCGGTCTCCGTTTTTAGTTAAGCCTATTATAGAAGAGCTGGGTATACACTCGTTTATTTCTTACAATGGGCAGTATGTTGTCTTTGAAAATCAAGTGATTTATAAAAATCCTCTGCCTGAAGAGGCAATCAAACGATTATTAAAGCAGGCGGGAGAGGGCAAACATCCTGTCGTGTTTATGGCTGAGGACACGATGAAAGCGACTGTTGCGGATCATCCTCATGTCATGGAGGGAATCGGAAGCCTTAAAACCGATTATCCAGAAACCGATGACCTTTTCTATGAAGGAAAAGACATTTTTCAGCTTCTGTTATTTTGCCGGGATGAAGAAGAAAAAGCTTACGCGGCTTTTCCTGAATTTGATCTAGTGCGCTGGCATGATCTCTCGACTGATGTTCTGCCGCATGGAGGTTCGAAGGCTGAAGGAATCAAAAAAGTGATCGAGCGCCTTCCGTTTGATATTAGCGATACATATGCTTTTGGGGACGGATTAAACGATCTGCAAATGATTGAGTATGTTGGAACAGGCGTGGCTATGGGCAATGCTGTTCCAGAATTGAAAGAAATCGCGGATTTTGTAACAAAGCCGGTAGACGAGGATGGAATCGCGTACGCTGTCAAAGAATTGGGTCTTTTAACATAA
- the pdhB gene encoding pyruvate dehydrogenase complex E1 component subunit beta encodes MAQMTMIQAITDALRAELKNDENVLVFGEDVGVNGGVFRATEGLQKEFGEDRVFDTPLAESGIGGLALGLGLNGFRPVMEIQFFGFVYEVMDSVSGQMARMRYRSGGRWTSPVTIRSPFGGGVHTPELHADSLEGLVAQQPGIKVVIPSTPYDAKGLLISAIRDNDPVVFLEHMKLYRSFRQEVPEEEYTIELGKADVKREGTDLSIITYGAMVHESLKAAEELEKDGISAEVVDLRTVSPLDIDTIIASVEKTGRAIVVQEAQKQAGVGANVVAEINDRAILSLEAPVLRVAAPDTVFPFSQAESVWLPNHKDVLETARKVLEF; translated from the coding sequence ATGGCGCAAATGACAATGATTCAAGCAATCACGGATGCGTTACGCGCAGAACTGAAAAATGACGAAAATGTCTTAGTTTTCGGAGAAGACGTTGGTGTAAACGGCGGCGTATTCCGTGCGACAGAAGGATTGCAAAAAGAATTCGGTGAAGACCGTGTGTTTGACACGCCGCTTGCTGAATCTGGTATCGGCGGTCTTGCCCTTGGTTTAGGCTTAAACGGCTTCCGTCCTGTAATGGAAATCCAATTCTTCGGATTTGTTTACGAAGTAATGGATTCGGTTTCTGGCCAAATGGCTCGTATGCGTTACCGTTCTGGCGGCCGCTGGACGTCACCAGTAACAATTCGTTCTCCATTCGGCGGCGGTGTTCATACTCCTGAACTTCACGCTGACAGCTTAGAAGGTCTTGTTGCCCAACAGCCTGGTATCAAAGTTGTGATTCCATCAACTCCTTACGATGCTAAAGGACTTTTAATTTCTGCGATCAGAGACAATGATCCTGTTGTTTTCTTAGAGCATATGAAACTTTATCGTTCTTTCCGTCAGGAAGTTCCTGAAGAAGAATACACAATTGAGCTTGGCAAAGCTGACGTGAAACGTGAAGGTACTGACCTTTCAATCATCACTTACGGCGCAATGGTTCACGAATCATTAAAAGCTGCCGAGGAGCTTGAAAAAGACGGCATTTCTGCTGAGGTTGTCGACCTTCGCACTGTAAGCCCGCTTGATATCGATACAATCATCGCATCTGTCGAAAAAACAGGGCGCGCGATTGTTGTTCAAGAGGCACAAAAACAAGCCGGTGTTGGTGCAAACGTAGTAGCAGAAATTAACGACCGTGCGATCTTAAGCTTGGAAGCGCCTGTACTTCGTGTGGCTGCGCCTGATACAGTATTTCCTTTCTCTCAAGCAGAAAGCGTATGGCTTCCAAACCATAAAGACGTTCTTGAAACAGCAAGAAAAGTACTTGAATTTTAA